In Epinephelus moara isolate mb chromosome 20, YSFRI_EMoa_1.0, whole genome shotgun sequence, the genomic stretch CTCTCAATATAATGAAGTCCAGTTCAACATCACTAAATTACAACCTCAATAATAAATGTCTAGTTAAATGAATACCTCACTTACACTGAAAATTACTGTCTTTGTAAAGGTAGAATTAATGGCTGCTGTATTGAATTGTATTAGATTTAACAGGTGAACCTAATAAAGAGGCCACTGAGTGAATATTTACCAGAGTGTAAATAAATACCTGTGCCTGTTGAAGGGACGAGAAACGCTCCCAGTTGACCAGTGAACACACTTTACCCTCCTGGGACGTCCAGACATCTTCCAACATGTCGTGCAGAGTCTCCACGGACGACTCGCTGAGCAACTGCACACGAGCGTCGATCGCCTCTTTTCTGTTCTCGTAGAAACAGTCAGTGTAAAAATCCAGTGGACATGTCTGTGAGCAGAAAGGAAGATGAGTTCAATTGTTATTCAGTGGATGCACAAATTTCCCGCAAATATTACAAACATAGATAGAGCTTGCTTTACCTGGTATGGATTTCTAAAAACATCTGGAATACCCTCCATAAAAATGATGTCCCACAGCAGGAGACCAAACAGTGTTGAGAATGTTGAGCCCTCTCCGTGGATCCCTATTAATTAACGATCACAATACCATGTTAAGGTGATAAAAGGataccaaaatatttttaacaagTGAGACAAAACTACTTACCTTGATCAAAGCCTTGCTGGCGGTAATGTGCTAAAGACAGTTCTTCCACAGAGCATATTACAGTAGCATCGGCACTCTCTTCCCCTTCTCCATTTACTGTTATAAGAAACCTGGATTTACCCATGCCCCCTTCATGAGGAAACAGCTGTCCCCGGATAGTCACCTGGAAACAAAACTACCAACATTAATATATATATCTACTATTCTATATACACCCAACACTTATAGAGAACcagttttcccatgtttttgtatctaagtgacaaatggggacaacaattttttaaactggCCCAGTGTTAAGCAAGAGCACCCCAGCTGCagtggtgaaacaggctgcattgTAATCCCTACAGACCATTGTGCACCATCCGTTTTACATCCattaaaaaattttttagaATGAAACTTCTTGAGCAAGAGGTGAGGAAAAATGTTCAATTTCTCTGTAGGTTCTTTTCTgcaatgttgtcagacacttataaagacaatctgagcctgtcagtggcaaaaacagtacttttagtggacatacattGACGGTCCACAATTGCCTGTagggattacactgcagcctgttttgctacTGTGGCTACAGCGGTCTCTGTCAACACTGGactaatttcaaaaattgttttttccATTAGTcagtgaaacacaaaaacatgtgaaacagtgtccaggttgaaaataccAAGGTTTCCCTTTaacacttgtttttttcccctagaAACTCAAATACTAACATACTGTACTAAACTCACATGTGTGACATCTTGGACTTGGATAGTGGGCAGATCTTTTAGTTGCAGGCGATACTTTTTCATGCTGGCAGACTCTTTCATCCTCACAGCTCTCTGATGAAGAGAGAGTTTATGTCCAGTTCGCACCAAAGGGTCTGACAGCCCCTCTCTGATCGCACAAATAGCCTAGGAGCAATGGGAAAAGACCACCGTCAAACAACCGAAACCACACAGCTGTTACTTTGCGTGCTGTCACACAAAGAGATAGATTATGTCTTTAAGAGGTGAATGAAGCCACAGATAGTGGTGCTCACTTGCTCAGGTTTTTTTAGGTGCTGGTGAAGGTTTAGTGCCAGTCTGTCCCACCATCGTCCTCGGCTGTCAGGACAGTAAACAAACTGCAACAATAAAGACCGCAGCTCCTCCACTGCCTCCTATGAAATAAATGACATCTTttaactatgacatttttttttaaatctaaccTTTACTTAACCAGGAGAATCCCATTGAGATTaagaatctctttttcaagggagacctggccaataaaaacacatagttacggacagaaaacacagaaagagacaaaaagaatcaagcaaaagaaatttaaaagaaTTAACCaggtaaattaaaaagtttgaCACCTTCAGGAATCTGTCACTACTTCATTCATTTGggatttaaaagcattaaaacaaGATTAATGCCATGAGTTTCAGTTTAAGTCCTTCTGCCACATGCTCCATGCCTAGGGTGCAGAATACACAACTGCCCTTTTTCCAATTTGTGAATGGACATTTAGAATAGAAAGCACAATGAACACTGAGAACGCAAAGAGTACTGTCTGACAGTTTTCTGCGTGATATAGACACATAGGTAGTATGGAAGCAATCCAAGAATTTTCctatatataaaaatgtaccaATGACAGAGCCTCGTGTAGCCAGAGCATGCTGTGTCAACCAAGGAAATACACTTAGCAGAGTTATGCATATAACAGATCGCCATAATCCaacactaataaaaaaaaaaaaaagcggcaGCAACAAGTCACTTTATAACATCAAAAGACAAATACAACTTATATTGAAAATAAACAGCCAGTTTTAGAATCAGCTTTTAGGGGGTTGTCAATCAAAATACCAAAACATATATAAAAATGAACAACCCCTGTGTCACTTCTCTTAACAGTGAACACCGAACATTGCTTCattaatgtgtgtgagagtggaTAAGGTCAGAAAACCTCATAGCGCCGTAGCCTCTGCAAGATCTCCACCCCTCTGGATAAGATCCGAGTGTAAGCCCATCCTGCAGTGAAGCTGCGCAGGAAGACAGGCAGCTCCTCGTGGTGACTGTCCAACACAATGATAAGGTTAACATTTAACAATATCCAGAGACTCTATATCTCTGATTTAgacaaaagcaaataaacagatTTGTGTCACCTGAGGTCATGGTTTTCCCTCAGCTCCTGCCAGGCACTTTTGGCAGCAGTGTAAAGCTCCATGGCCTCTTCCCACTGACCCCCCTGCATAGCCAAGACCACCTCCAGCAGGGCTCGCATGGATGCTTCATATCTGGTGTGACGGATGAAAACATGAGCATTTATTCCTGGTTATTCTGTGTGGATGAAACATAAACTCTTTTGACAGACCCTCACCTGATAAGATCCTCTCTGTCCTGGAACACCTTGACTCCACGCTGCACTGTGTAGTCTGGGAAGGCCAGGCGTCCTGAGTTAACCAGCAGGATGGTGAAGAGCTGGTTCTGCCCACCAGCCGCCATCTCCTCCTCATCCATGGTGTCCgtcagagagaagaggagaaggatGCGAGAGAAGACAGCCCGAGGACCGCGACACAGGCGCACACAGGAACTCGCAAGCTGCTTTGCCCTTTAAGGTTTGAGAGGACAGTGTTGAGGTCATAACTACAATACTGTGAATGAACACAATGTGTTTGATCATCTCACCTTTTGAGGATGACAGCCCCAATGTTGTTTTGAGCAGGGGTCATAGAGAAAAGGGACTTTTGCCTGCTCAGACGGAGGAGTCCATCCACTAGCTGCTGTTTCTGAGTCCCAGAGTTGCCCAGATGGAAAGTCTTAGCCAGAGATTTAAGTTCAGGAGCAGGCAGGAGATCCAGAGCCTCCCCCAAATCCTGAAGGTCGCTCTCTTtgatatacaaaaaaaaaaaaggcacaagatgGCATTAAAAAcggaaaacagaaaatgtaaatgtggaTTGATGTGGTATTCCTGGGGAAAGCACATATTCTTTGTTAGATATACTTGATGTGTATAGCTCTTTCAAAACAATGTTACACAGTGCTTCACAAAAATGACTATGGTAAATGGTAAACATTCTTGGTAAAACATAAATCATTTTATATGACTATAAATTTATAAGCAAGTTTATAAGTATGAGTTTTAGCAGAGATTTAAATGAGGTCACTGAGATAGAAAATAGAATTTCTGTTCCAGAGTTTGGGGGCCCCTTGGGAACCGAGTATTGCTAGATAAATACCAATTGCATCAATCCATTCGTTGTTTAAACAGCAGAGGATTTTGTGCAGAACAGCAGGGGGgcaggagcctatcccagcatgcatccTTCCTATCTTTTCTCACTCTCACTACGATCTATACCACCTTTGAGGAACAGCAGTTACAAATCAGGAGGGATAACAAACTTTTAGGAAGAGGAGCCAGATTTCAaacattttactgtgtttttagtTAAAAGTGTACAGATGTAACAAATGCAatcctcatcaacaacaatatTTTGTTAGGGATTATTTACCTGACTGTAGAAGACCACTTTGAACCACCTCCTGCGCGACAGGTCCCAGATCACTGCATATCTCCTCATAATCCAGCTTATTTACTTGCAGCCACTTCAGTTTCCTCTGGAAGAGTCTCACATACAGCTTCTGCCCCATGACTTTGAGAGGAAAAGCACATGTCAGTGATGAGACCTTACTTATATATTAACTAACAATGACTGAGTGATATATCAGCATACCTGAGAGTTTCTCAAATGCATGGACGAATGACATATCCTCCTCATTAAACAATGACCTGTCGTCCTCATTCTCAAGGACAGCTTGCAGTACGGTCCGGAAGTTACGGAGGTAGTAGGGAAGCCGTTGGGGATAAGAGCTCTCGACAGCCTGGTGACTGGTGGTGTTGTCAGCACCAGACTCTGCCACTAAATCACTATTGATCGCTGCAGCACTTTTCTCATGTGTTTCCTCTGAACTCAGAGGGGGGTCAAAAGTAGTGGTAGAGGGTACCTCAGTTTCAAGGTGGTGGGTATTAGTCGTGTCTGCTATATTATCACTAGACAGCACCTCCTGTGGCTCCCTGCTGCTCCCCTcatatttggctttttttctgaaatCAGACCCCCTGCCAGTGAAAGTTggtctcttctttctttttgatagtttggaggaagaggagggcagGTTTGAAGTAACCACTTTTTGGGGAGTTGATTTAGATGCTTTGTGTTTAAGTCCTTTGTCTGATAGATCTTTCACTGCTGTTGGAGTGTCGGCACTGGTTTCTGTCAGGTCAATGACTGTCACACTGTTGTTTGTGTCTAAACTCTGAATCAGATGATTTTCTTtctgtgagctgctgagtgtgtCAGAGGAATATTCCTCCTTTTCAGGACACAATGGTGCATGTTCATGTTCCTTCTGTGTCCTCTCTGGTGCCTTCTGACATTTCCTGGATAACTTGAAGGAGAGACTTCCCAGGTCAATTGTCCTGaccacacttttattttttatctccCGTGGTGCCTGCTGAGAgttattctttttaaaataaggGCTGGTCTCGGTCTCTTTAACCTCGTCTTCCTTCTTTGGATCCAGCTCTGGGGACTTTGGGGGGTTCCTCCTGGGTGACAGCTGGGTGCTTGGCACAACACTATTACTTGCTGAGGCGGCACTGCTGTCTCCTCTCTCAAAGTTCTGACATTGAAAATCAATGTGCTCATTGATCTTGAATCTTGGTACGAACTGGCCACACAGGGGGCAGGCCAGCTTGGGTGGAGGCTGGCTGCTGAAGAACGAGGTGATGGGAGTTGTGGTGGCAGCACTGGCAGAAGTCCCAGCACTGACGTTGCCTTTCTTCTTGCTCTTCGACAATGACAAACTTCGCCTGGGTTTGTCTTTGCTGGCTCTCTCGGTCATGATGCAGGCGGAAGGGGTGCTGCTCGATGAAAACCTTGACGTTTTTTAGAGGCTTTTCTCTGTTGCATAACGTCACTCTGTGGAGAGTCGATAATGCTATGGCTATGTTTAGCTAGCCTAAATGCTAACTTGGCTCAGAAAGAAACACTTCTTTTTAAATTGTCACACATTTGTAGCTTTTGGTGCTtcaaacacattataaaaatTACCAAAACCACTGATATAAAGACTGTTAATTCAAAACATAAGCTAGCATACCGGTAGACGAGCAGCACGGTAGGATAACAACAATCCCGCTTCTCAGGCATAACTAGCAGAGCGCAGAGTGCTTATTAAGGTGTACTAATCGATCCCAACTACATCGATAGTCTCTTAACTGTCTTAacgcaaaaaaaaacaagattagatcatttaaaaatatattattcctggatatttatatgtatatatattttcaaattaaattcaatgGTAATATTATGCAAAAATATGTACGAATAACACCTTTTTCATACTAAATGGCACCTTAATACTCTGCTAATTATGTAAGAAATTACAATTATCCAAGTGTTTTAAGGTAAAGATAATATGTGCCATTTATTTATGCATATGTTTGACTGTGTGCTCATTATGCCTCTCCCTGTGTTATTTGTTGGGGGACAGAGCAGTGAGCACATGATGGGGGGTGTATTTCCTACACAGGTTCCTGGGCTGCTGTGCGGCTTTTATTCAAAAATCACCATTCCGGAGAgcaatctgatctgatcagcacACGGGCATTTTGCAAGGAGGGCCGCCGACAGGACTGATGTTGGTAAGTGGCACGCAGGATTATCTACGGATGGATGGGGGAAGAATGTAACAGTGATGCACATAGGCCTACTGGGCTTGCGGTGGCAGAGCTGGAGACAATGCTGGATGTGCTCCTCTGGTACAACATCAGCCCATGAGCTGGATGTCAGCATGGTGCAGTCTCGATGCTTCAAATCAAGGTCGATGTGAATTTGCAGCAGCAGGATAATATTTGCGTTcagatggtaaaaaaaaaagctctgtgtgtgcatgtgtgtgtgtgagagagtgtgtgtttgtttgtgcagcaAGTCAGCTCCATCACTGCGTGCTATATGCGCAGGATATATCCGATTATCTTATCGATATTTAAGCAGATGGGAATGCGGCGTCCACTTGTGGGGAAACCGGAGCAACCACAACAACCACTCCTGCAGCTGCGGCAAAAGTTCAGCGTAATGGGTTTATAAAATACCACCACAAATACGTCAAGGGCAGGGCGAAATGCGTGAAATCTCACATATCCCCCCGCACACCAATTAGAGACAATAATGAAGCATATTGTTTTTAATCGCCGcttcagcaccatggagagGTCATGATTAGGTCCGCGTGTTATGCTGTAATAGAGGTGATCTGGCGGGGGGATTAGGTTTGTGCTCATAATCTCAGTTGCATTATCATCTGATCAACACAGTGAGAGGTGTGGATTTATTGTGGTGAGTGTGTATCTAAAGCTTGAGCCCAAACAGCGCAATcgcactgttttttttttcttcacagccTCAGGCTTACATGATTCATGTTTAGATGAGGGTGTTGACATGTTGAGACTGGGCGGGTATCAGACCACTGTGTTCAGTGTGATAGCTCTGATACACTCTGTACCAATCAAGCGATACAGCCTTTATTACCCGACTGAGAACAGCATTGTCACAcatcgggggggggggggggggggggggtttggctttaaaaaaaaatggctttaAAATCATAGATCCAGAGAATATATATGGTCTTATATGCATGAAAATATGCAGACTAAATCACTGTAATAATCCTCAGTATGTGTAGCCTAtatcttatttattattttagattgatagattatttttataatatcATTTTGTTGGTGTCATACATGCTCTGCAACtaactatttttttcattatcagtcaatctgccaattatttttctttggtgaatgcaacgattaatcgataaataaatgaatcaccaactaatttgataatcgattGATCGGTTTAAGTcaatttttaagaaaataaagtctgattccagcttctgcTGAGAatatttccttctttctttactcctctatgacagaaACCGAATAgttttgggttgtggacaaaacaaaacatttgaggatgttatatttgggaaacactgatcaacagttttcaccattttctgacattttttcagccGAAACAACtgatcaagaaaataatcaacagaatAATAGACAgtgaaaatgatcatttgcTGCAGCCCTTattaaatatcagaaaatagttAAACTCAAAGATGTTGTAATGATTGTCATagaaaaataagaatttacaagGCTGGAACCAGTGGATTTTAGCATTTTTGAAATACGATTGTCAAAATTGTTGCAGATTAATCCTCTGTCTCTCAACTAATAGATTAAACAACTATTCAGTTTAGCTGAATAGTGAATGACTTTGACATAGTGTAGcagtatatcctcctgagacctgagcGTTTGTCtggtgtgcatttttaatttctcccagctatttgggatcagtaggacctgataagtatagaaaactaaacactgacatcccaatgtcctcaagCAAATACTtcaattaacagtgtcttagtttgttactgttgctaaaattggtcaaatttgttgccacatcaaactacatacattatttatcattaataaacaagtttcagccATAAAATTTGTTCAGGTTTTGGAcgttgtccacttttgtgtcgggatcggctgcagactgacttggcagagatggcagccatcttgtttttacagggattagtgtattgtgatcttactgccactaggtggcacggaaaagtgtccacgaacgaggacaacaagtctaagttaagtagaatgaagtataaggtcaagtaaacccaaaatgtgatgtccacgtaaaaggacacagggtctcaggaggatattttcttttttgttgttgttagacTTCCTAAATAACTAAAGAAAATCATacgagagacagagaagaacgCAAAGACATTTGTTCCCCACCAGCTTTGTTTTAATTCCCAGTGAGCTGTAACAGTATCTATCCATTTGCCAATAGATACGATGTTGTGTTGTGCTCTAGTCCAGGGCAAACATCCATTCAGAGATGCTGTTCAGATGTCAAACAAATGATGTACTACTCCACACACAGTTTTCCTCAGAGGACATAAGTCATGGATCATAAATCCGGCATCCACACTAACCACATTTCTGAATGACGGTATACTTCTagttgtaaaaagaaaacacaacagtagTTTTGCATGAGAAAAACATCACATGCTGGTGGTCTGGTTCACTTAAAACTGTTTTGCTGCATCATGTCTCCTGTTCTGCAGGACATCAAGACAAAATTAGAGCAGATACAACAAAGCAAGATGACAGATaacaaacaacatcagcaaccacaGACAAAAGGACTGAGGTGGCGCCTGTGGGTGTTACAGTAGATGGTGTAGAGATGGGTGTACATTATTATGACTTTAATAAGTGGCCACTGTTTGTCCTTGAAGTAGGGACCGTGTTCGTTTAAAGTGAGGCATTTATTTGATATAGTCTCAGTCCAAATTTGTGTGCAAGTGTGGAAACAAGTCTTGGATCATATGTTCTTTAAATCTGGTACAGTGTGAAGTGCTTGAGAGATGTTCTGGGAATGTGTTGTTGGGTTTTACTGTGGTAGTTTGCAAAGTGAACAATGGAAGAGGTTGTTTTGTAGCTGAAACAAAATCTTAATGGCtaaataatttgtgtattaaTGTAAGAGAACAGCATACCCGCTGGCAGTTTATTTCTACAGTGTTTTGGTTCCAGTCATGGGTGGATTATTGAGCAGGCCTACCCGGCAcaagcccaggggcccaaagagTCAGGGCCTCCCCTGgctttcacctgcaaaatgtcacttgaataaacacaaatcagcttggaagagactcaaaatgactaccaACAGATGCAAAATATATCCAAAgagactcacaaacacacaaaaaacacacaaaaaggggcaacacaaccacaaaaggacacaaaaggactacaaagagatgaaaaatgatcattaaaagacacaaaacaactacaaaaagatgcaaaatgactacaaatagacacaaaaccacagagagatgcataacgactgcaaagagatgcaaaagtaataccaaaaagaggcaaaacaactataaaatgtGTGTCTTGCACCTGTTCAGCAGAGGTGGTAGGGtcttttgcatgtctgttcCCAGGGACCCATTGTCTTATAATCCGTCCATGGTTCAAGTGAATACATTTGACATAATTTCTGTCCATTCTCTTTTAAAACTTTGTGTTTGGGAAAAAATGCTGTTGAAGGAATGAAGTGAAAATGGATAGAGGGAATAATGCATCTGTAAAATCTAATTTTGGCTTTCTATTAATGTCCGCAGGGTTGAGGGTAGTGGGCTTACAGGGCCAGTTATGGCTCATGGAAAAAGGCCAGGAAACATTACCAAAATATTGGCTCCCAGCCCTCCACCGTGCCCCGGTCCAGGATTCCTCAAACAGAGCCAAGCAGAGCAGCGAAGTTTGGTGACGGAGGCGTCCGAGAAACCACCGTGTACCTTGAAGGATGACAACAACGACCAGCTGACTCCTCCTGTCCCTGCAAGCCACTTTTACATGAGTTGTGATCCTAGTCCTGAGGACATGGAGGACACCTGCTCTGAGTATGACAACGTGGGCTCTGATGTGGAGCAGGACTATGATGAGGTGCTGCATTTGAACAGAGAGGGCGTTGTGGACACGAGGTACTACAAACAGTACTCTCCTGAGGATGCTGGCTATATAAAGCATACAGTAGGTGATGATATTAATGAGAACAGCAGTGTTGTTGACCAGTTCCCTCCAAGGCCTCGTCATGGCACAGAAATATGTGAGGGATCACAATCAGACACTAAGCCTCACAAGACGGGCCATCGCTTTAGGTCGCATTGTGCTCCGGCTGCTGCAGATGAAGCAGAGA encodes the following:
- the fan1 gene encoding fanconi-associated nuclease 1, coding for MTERASKDKPRRSLSLSKSKKKGNVSAGTSASAATTTPITSFFSSQPPPKLACPLCGQFVPRFKINEHIDFQCQNFERGDSSAASASNSVVPSTQLSPRRNPPKSPELDPKKEDEVKETETSPYFKKNNSQQAPREIKNKSVVRTIDLGSLSFKLSRKCQKAPERTQKEHEHAPLCPEKEEYSSDTLSSSQKENHLIQSLDTNNSVTVIDLTETSADTPTAVKDLSDKGLKHKASKSTPQKVVTSNLPSSSSKLSKRKKRPTFTGRGSDFRKKAKYEGSSREPQEVLSSDNIADTTNTHHLETEVPSTTTFDPPLSSEETHEKSAAAINSDLVAESGADNTTSHQAVESSYPQRLPYYLRNFRTVLQAVLENEDDRSLFNEEDMSFVHAFEKLSVMGQKLYVRLFQRKLKWLQVNKLDYEEICSDLGPVAQEVVQSGLLQSESDLQDLGEALDLLPAPELKSLAKTFHLGNSGTQKQQLVDGLLRLSRQKSLFSMTPAQNNIGAVILKRAKQLASSCVRLCRGPRAVFSRILLLFSLTDTMDEEEMAAGGQNQLFTILLVNSGRLAFPDYTVQRGVKVFQDREDLIRYEASMRALLEVVLAMQGGQWEEAMELYTAAKSAWQELRENHDLSHHEELPVFLRSFTAGWAYTRILSRGVEILQRLRRYEEAVEELRSLLLQFVYCPDSRGRWWDRLALNLHQHLKKPEQAICAIREGLSDPLVRTGHKLSLHQRAVRMKESASMKKYRLQLKDLPTIQVQDVTHVTIRGQLFPHEGGMGKSRFLITVNGEGEESADATVICSVEELSLAHYRQQGFDQGIHGEGSTFSTLFGLLLWDIIFMEGIPDVFRNPYQTCPLDFYTDCFYENRKEAIDARVQLLSESSVETLHDMLEDVWTSQEGKVCSLVNWERFSSLQQAQSLVSCLGGPFLGGVIARMSKDYRHCRGGLPDLVVWNTSNNSYKLVEVKGPNDRLSQKQQIWLDELQKLGADVEVCHVTATGARGARLE